Genomic window (Pseudopipra pipra isolate bDixPip1 chromosome 7, bDixPip1.hap1, whole genome shotgun sequence):
CTGCAGAGAAGGCCAGCTCAAGAACACTAGCCCCTGCCTGTCATCCCcttgcaggagcacagggacacGGCCCCACCTAGATGGCACTGCTACTGCTCTTCATTGTAACATCATGCTGTTTTCAAGCAGCTAGGAAATATCGAGAGCTAAGTGTTGGGAAGTATGCTGGTACTTCCCAGAAGCATGCATGTGAGGCACTCACAGCACACACAAACAGTTGCACATTCCTGagtgccagctcctgccacttAATTTCTATGTGCTACTGACAACCAGTTGATTATAAAGACCTTTGGTACCTGTGCAAAGGGATTAAATTTCAAGTGGAGCTACACAGTATGTCTGGGCATGAGCAACAAGCCTTGATGGACTGCTCGGTGCAGAGCTGGACTGGTCGTGCCGCCGTAGCTGCCTCACAGCAAGATGTCCCAGCCCTGGAACTTGGTGACAAGTCCCTGAGCCAACCCAAAGGCATTTGCCAACCCAAAGGCATTTGCTTACATCTTTCAAGCCTGAATTGTTAGTCTTGACAGTAGATTTGCTGTCTTCTGCAGAAATGCCAGTTGTCATTCTACATTTATAATTGTGTCTATCCCAACAGAGGCACCAAGATTCTTTGCCAGGGCCAGGAAGCAGAGACCCTCATGTGGTAGAAGCTTAAAAATGTGATGTCTACCCATAACTCCCAGCTTAAAATTGCCAACATTGCCACTAAATCCAAATGCTGTTGTGAAAGCATCCCCTACTGCTGGCCAGAAGGAGCCAGAAATAGAAGGACAGCTAGACCAACCTGCTAGTGTTCTGTGATGCCTCTGTAGGTCACCTCACTGGTATGGAATAACAAAGCACAGAGCAACTTAACACAGCTGATCTTTGTCTTGGCTGTCTTTGTTCTTGGTTATTTGTTTCTAGTCCCATTAGTTTAGTAATTTTGCTTAAGGAATTACAATTATAGAAAAGACTAGTTTCAGgtcagctgctgcaggaaaaagaGTTCAGAGATCCAGTACAGAAGATATGAGGAGATACACAAAGTAGAATACTCCTCAAACTGTTAAAAACAGATGACTCATTTTTTTAAGTCAAGGTAGTCTTACTAGGCTCTTAAATAAGGATGCCTGTTTCAGATTTGCTGCTGTAATTTGTATAATGTTTATTCCTAAAGGCCAATACAAAACTATTCACTTTGTTTACCCAAATTAAATAAgattctttcagtttgaattatCCCAAACCTAATTGGAAGTCTGGAAACAACATCATGTTTACATCTTCTAAgccttatttttttcagatcatACATACACAGCCCTCATTACTCATCTTATGGCCTTGTATACTAAGGCTATGTATAAACAGCTTGTATACCAAGTATTATGAGATGGTATCAGCAAAATATTGCTTAAAAATTGTGTACTGAAAGGGAATATACAACAGTAGATGCCAAATAATGAGTAAAAATGGAAAGTACCCACCTTTGCCTATTTAGAACATCCATTTTATATAGCAAACATATTTAACATACGAGCTACTTGTGTGCTTAGGTAAACAAAGCTGACAAGAATATAAAGTTGCAATGACAGTCTGCAACCACATTTTCATGATTTACACAACTACTAACAGTGATTCAGGCTTGTGTCTCTTGATCTGAGAGAATTAGCAGAGAGCTATCTTTGCAATATAGGAGCATGAACAATATTCTTGAGGTCATATACTGAGATAATTTCATCATTGACAACTTTCAAAGGTGTGATCTGTATCATTCATGATTTATGTGACCACTTTGAAAAAGTAAGAATGACAAAACCCACataataatgcaaaaatatattCTGCAGAGTATAAtggaaataaacttttttttctcatctgacTTAATCAGAAGCTGTTTTGCTCAGGAAGCTCAATAAGTTAAATGTAAAGCCTTGCTTATAACTACGCTGGCCTTTTTCACAGTGCCTGGGTACAGCCGTACAGTCCAGTCGTAGGTGGTGTGATACCGTCACACCATTATGTAGCAGTTTAACACACAGtatctatatataaaaattaaataccgAGTATCACTATGTACAACTGATGCTTGAAGCATCATCTAGCTAGAGATGGAAAGAACTTAAAGACCACCATATAGCTAAATAAAACTAGTTGATTATACTTTAAAACTTTGTTATGACCCAGAGTATTGGGTCATTTCTAACCATACTGCAGTGTGATTGCAATATTTCTAGGAATCAGCAACTAATATTTATGAGCTGCCAAAATCATTCTAGAGTGTACTGATTTTGGACGTACTGGTTACTTACCAGGAGCACATCAAAGATGCAGTAGCATCCCTTTAGTTAAAATGAGTTAGCAAAACTGCCTTTGTGGAAGGTTCTTGAACAGCTCATATCCATCCCCACATTGCTAATCATTTTGAACCTTTACTTAATTAAGTTTCTTTTCAGTTGTCTTCATTAATGAGTGGACACAGTATGGAACCAAGGCAACTACAGTCAGAGGCATAGCTGCACTCTTACAGAAGGAGAGAATGTAGAACAAATACTCAGTATGAGTAGGTATCTTAATGAAATTATACAGCTGCAGTGTAGCTAAAGAAGCAGCTATACACAATATGCGAAAACTTAGCTTGCAGCTATTTTTACCTTTGCAGCTTGTGATGAACATTTCAGAATTAATTCCAAGACCTAAACCAAAGAGTGCCCCTAAATTCCTCACCAGTCCAGCAAATGGAGTTGTGTCAATGTTTATCCAGTCTGGGTTGGCACACCACTTCTTGGCCTTTGGAACAGACCATAACAAATCAATATCAAGAAGTTTGAGGGATAGATAAAACCCAAGggcaaagatgaaaagaaacaagTTTGTCTTGATGTACATTCTCAAGCTCGCAGTCTGAATAGCAGGGGTATGCTCAAATGCTTCTGCCACAAGAATGCCTGTGGATTAGAAACTCAGTGTTACAGGGAACAACACACTTGTACTTTGAAGAAGCACTTTCTACAGTGTGCCTGTAGAATTTGACTTTTGAAGACAGAAGAATATGTCTTTCATatctatgtgtatatatacacatacacacacacaatttACCACTTCTGTAGTACATTACAAAACCTTTTCTCCCACTCAAAACTgccaatataaaaaaaagaaattaaataccaAGCACTACATGGTTTTGATATGAGGCATACCTTAAGGCCTGACTGCATCTCCCAGATGACAACCTATCAAATATTAGATGTAAACTGGAACATTCCTTTTCCAAAAGAGTCCCTCACTCAAAGACTGGCTCCAGCAATGCAGAATTCAACACCAGTTCCCACACAGGCTTTGAGTGTTGAAGGAAAAGACACAGAACACACTTATCTTCTCTCGTACTCATTTTATCCTGGTTGTGAAGAGGGAAAGCTGTTAGCCAGGGCTACCCAGGCTGCACTGCATCCATGAAAGAGAACAGGAGCAGGCAGCCCCTGCTCAATGCTTTGGTCACCCTCCATAAAATCAGATAGATTCTAGAGAGACTATTCATAGTTTGAACTCCCTGAATACCAATTTGCAACACGCTTAAGTAACTCTGAAAAATGTACTTCAGCTTCTTAAATCACCCTGGGGAGTTTTTACTGCTGATTCACCTTTTTCTCTATTTTGCCCCAGGTCTCTGACCCCATACTTGTCCACATTGCACACATGCTAGTTTGCACCTGGTCACCATTTGAAGTGACCCAAACACCTTCCTCCTGAGATGAAAGGTCAGAGTCATGTAGGAACAACTTCCTCTCTGATCTTTTCCACACAGGCAGCACAGTCAAAGATTGGATGCAGCCAGTACAAAGCAGTCAGAGCTAGTCTGAGGCAGTGTGGATATAACACAGTCAGCATCGACTGGCAAGTGGACAAAGGCTCACTCCCCTCACTCTGTGAATTACAAAGGCAGCAGGCACATTCTAACCTTGCAAATTTTACCTTTAGACTTTTATCAAATCCTTGACCTTCCAGAGAGTGGAGAGCACCACTGGGGCTGCAAGATGAGTAGCACTACGAAAAATCTCTTGTCTTTTCtcatacttctttttttttgagattttacaaatatgttaaaaaggaaaaaaaccattaCCAGCAAATACTCCAAGAATAACTTGATGAGGAAAATGTGTTGCTATGAATACTCTTGAAATGCACACACTGATCTGGATAATCCAAAAAATACTCCAGAGGAATGACCATGTCAGtctaagaaagaaaaggaaaatggttaAAAATTAAGACAAACTATTTCATCTACTAATTTATCCCAAGCCCCATCATGTCAGGCTCATATTTTTACCATCCAGAGATTTACCAAGTAGAGCAGATGATTAAAACCTGGAAGTCAGTATTAAAACATTATCAAGAGTGGTTTCAGGAAGAGACCCCAGCAGTTTCAGGTCCAAGACACCACTGTGGCTTTAGTGATGAAAGTCATGCATAGTAGGTTAAATTAGCACTAGTACCCTGAGCTTATTTCTCATCATGAAGTCATACCTAAATGTAAAAGTTCAGTTATTTCATGATAAAATTTACATAGTGTGGGAACAACCTTGTTGGGTTGACAGCAATTATGAGACTTTTCCACAGAGCTGAGTAACACATTACAGTGAACTATGTCAACATTATGtgcatttgctttaaaatggGCTAAGAAGGATGACCATCAAAGcagtaaatttattttctaaccAAAAGATCCAATAAATAATGACAATTAATAGAATCAAAAATTTCCAATACTGAAGAGGTGACACAACCTTTAGTAGGAGCTGATTTGAGATATTGTATGCAATGACGGTAATTTAATAAATAAGAACCTATACAAATGGCTAAATCCTCTTCATATACTTTTTCTTTAGCTGAGGCAGATCATAATAAAGggctgctattttttttttacaaactgGATAGAACAGACTAtgaatatttgtttaaattaagTCCATTAAAAACATAACATGTATATAAAGAATTATCTTTATGAGTTAGAGGAATGGAAAGACACTGACCTGTGAAGGGTAACAGCTAATTTATCTTTCCATCTAACTGTGTAGCTAAGTGCTGCAGTGACCATTACATACCAGACGCAGGATGATCCCATGGCATGTCCAGATGGGCTTCCtagtaaaaacaaaaaggaaatattcaCCTTAAGAATGATGACTGTAGCATTTGTCATATAGAAAATGTCAACTGGCAGTTACTCAGGCACCCAATCATTTAGAAAGGAAATGGGTAGCAAAGGCTGGAAGAATGTCA
Coding sequences:
- the G6PC2 gene encoding glucose-6-phosphatase 2 isoform X1 translates to MDLLHSNGVLIIQHLQRDYRAYQDFLNFMSHVGDPRNIFSIYFPLWFQLNQVVGTKMIWVAVIGDWFNLIFKWILFGHRPYWWVQETMIYPNQSSPCLEQFPITCETGPGSPSGHAMGSSCVWYVMVTAALSYTVRWKDKLAVTLHRLTWSFLWSIFWIIQISVCISRVFIATHFPHQVILGVFAGILVAEAFEHTPAIQTASLRMYIKTNLFLFIFALGFYLSLKLLDIDLLWSVPKAKKWCANPDWINIDTTPFAGLVRNLGALFGLGLGINSEMFITSCKGKNSCKLSFRILCIAASLATLQLYNFIKIPTHTEYLFYILSFCKSAAMPLTVVALVPYCVHSLMKTTEKKLN
- the G6PC2 gene encoding glucose-6-phosphatase 2 isoform X2: MKIVSFTETCLPIPKTPCFLSCRLWICCWFLNILCKHDSSSISKLNQVVGTKMIWVAVIGDWFNLIFKWILFGHRPYWWVQETMIYPNQSSPCLEQFPITCETGPGSPSGHAMGSSCVWYVMVTAALSYTVRWKDKLAVTLHRLTWSFLWSIFWIIQISVCISRVFIATHFPHQVILGVFAGILVAEAFEHTPAIQTASLRMYIKTNLFLFIFALGFYLSLKLLDIDLLWSVPKAKKWCANPDWINIDTTPFAGLVRNLGALFGLGLGINSEMFITSCKGKNSCKLSFRILCIAASLATLQLYNFIKIPTHTEYLFYILSFCKSAAMPLTVVALVPYCVHSLMKTTEKKLN
- the G6PC2 gene encoding glucose-6-phosphatase 2 isoform X3 translates to MIWVAVIGDWFNLIFKWILFGHRPYWWVQETMIYPNQSSPCLEQFPITCETGPGSPSGHAMGSSCVWYVMVTAALSYTVRWKDKLAVTLHRLTWSFLWSIFWIIQISVCISRVFIATHFPHQVILGVFAGILVAEAFEHTPAIQTASLRMYIKTNLFLFIFALGFYLSLKLLDIDLLWSVPKAKKWCANPDWINIDTTPFAGLVRNLGALFGLGLGINSEMFITSCKGKNSCKLSFRILCIAASLATLQLYNFIKIPTHTEYLFYILSFCKSAAMPLTVVALVPYCVHSLMKTTEKKLN